A region from the Mycolicibacterium litorale genome encodes:
- a CDS encoding DUF5642 family protein → MTAMDGVRVRVRGAPGAVLLACAVLCGCVRVVGGAAEQDPGLPVTLADVLIEPSRFPAPYRAAVLDAQGTGDAIADVDGLPAGATVEPAGCAPAPAGAGPDNAVAAQGVDPGTGAALVVILTRSGATLQDRRTQLERCASTTATAGEVVTTVDTVLLPPPPADADGALAAEATIRRSTEPPVRVLRLGAQIDDVRLTVAWLNDDGADPDTAALDAVFTEALSSVHRGRR, encoded by the coding sequence ATGACCGCGATGGACGGCGTGCGTGTGCGGGTTCGCGGCGCCCCTGGCGCCGTACTGCTTGCGTGCGCGGTGCTGTGCGGGTGTGTGCGCGTCGTCGGCGGCGCCGCGGAGCAGGACCCCGGGTTACCCGTGACGCTGGCCGACGTGCTGATCGAACCGTCCCGGTTTCCCGCGCCGTACCGTGCCGCGGTGCTCGACGCGCAGGGCACCGGCGATGCCATCGCCGATGTCGACGGGCTGCCCGCGGGTGCCACGGTTGAGCCGGCCGGATGCGCGCCCGCGCCCGCGGGCGCCGGACCCGACAACGCGGTCGCCGCACAGGGCGTCGACCCGGGGACCGGCGCCGCGCTCGTGGTGATCCTCACCCGCAGCGGCGCCACCCTGCAGGACCGGCGCACTCAGCTCGAGCGGTGCGCGTCGACGACCGCGACCGCGGGCGAGGTGGTCACCACCGTCGACACCGTGCTGCTGCCCCCGCCGCCGGCCGACGCCGACGGCGCGCTGGCGGCCGAGGCCACGATCCGCCGATCCACCGAGCCGCCGGTGCGGGTGCTGCGGCTGGGGGCCCAGATCGACGACGTCCGGTTGACCGTTGCGTGGCTGAACGACGACGGCGCCGACCCGGACACCGCCGCCCTCGACGCCGTGTTCACCGAGGCCCTGTCGAGCGTGCACCGCGGGCGGCGCTGA
- a CDS encoding DUF4192 domain-containing protein, with translation MTTSHTSDFELDRPGSVIAAVPAVLGFVPEMSLVLVTVDRGDLGCVLRIDLSEDMSDQIVRLAEVAAAARPDGAIAVIVDEHGAGCHPCNDDYRDLAAHLADELDSWGIDLLGAHVVDRVATGGRWHCADGCGRGGVIEDPAASPLAVAAVLDGRRLYTRRDELQAVIAPDPARSEVLAGQIAAGVPPAMSDADACAAISEARAAAAHLADGGTLADEVAARLGRALRDIRVRDTLFGLAVGEDAERAEALWVSLARILPVPYRTEALVLVAFFAYARGDGPLAGVSLDAALRNDPTHRMASMLDQALQSGLRPERIRELALTGYRLAEQLGVRLPRRRPTGRRAG, from the coding sequence ATGACGACATCGCATACCTCCGACTTCGAACTCGACCGCCCCGGCAGCGTGATCGCCGCCGTCCCCGCTGTGCTGGGCTTCGTGCCCGAAATGTCGCTCGTGCTGGTGACCGTGGACCGCGGTGACCTCGGCTGCGTGTTGCGCATCGACCTGTCCGAGGACATGTCCGACCAGATCGTGCGCCTCGCCGAGGTGGCCGCGGCCGCCCGGCCCGACGGTGCGATCGCCGTGATCGTCGACGAACACGGTGCGGGCTGCCATCCCTGCAACGACGACTACCGCGATCTCGCCGCACACCTCGCCGACGAGCTGGACTCGTGGGGCATCGACCTTCTCGGTGCGCACGTCGTGGACCGCGTCGCGACGGGTGGACGCTGGCACTGCGCGGACGGATGCGGCCGCGGCGGTGTGATCGAGGATCCGGCGGCCTCGCCGTTGGCGGTCGCGGCCGTCCTCGACGGCCGCCGCCTCTACACCAGGCGCGACGAACTGCAGGCCGTCATCGCGCCCGACCCGGCGCGCAGTGAGGTGCTGGCCGGACAGATCGCGGCGGGGGTGCCACCGGCGATGTCGGACGCCGATGCCTGCGCGGCGATCAGCGAGGCGCGGGCCGCGGCCGCGCACCTCGCCGACGGCGGCACGCTGGCCGACGAGGTCGCCGCGCGGCTCGGCCGTGCGCTGCGCGACATCCGGGTGCGCGACACGCTGTTCGGACTGGCGGTGGGGGAGGACGCCGAGCGGGCGGAGGCGCTGTGGGTGTCGCTGGCCCGCATCCTGCCCGTCCCGTACCGCACCGAGGCGCTGGTTCTGGTGGCGTTCTTCGCCTACGCCAGGGGCGACGGCCCGCTGGCCGGCGTCTCGCTGGACGCTGCCCTGCGCAACGATCCCACCCATCGGATGGCGAGCATGCTCGATCAGGCGCTGCAGTCGGGACTACGGCCCGAACGCATCCGGGAACTGGCTCTGACCGGGTACCGGCTGGCCGAGCAGCTGGGCGTGCGGTTGCCGCGGCGCAGGCCGACGGGCCGCCGGGCGGGTTAG
- a CDS encoding metal-dependent transcriptional regulator codes for MNDLVDTTEMYLRTIYDLEEEGVVPLRARIAERLDQSGPTVSQTVSRMERDGLLQVAGDRHLELTEKGRALAIAVMRKHRLAERLLVDVIGLPWEEVHAEACRWEHVMSEDVERRLVQVLDNPTTSPFGNPIPGLSELGLDRSPARAEVVNLVRLTELPAGMPVAVVVRQLTEHVQGDADLIARLKEAGVVPNARVTVESAEHGGVNIVIPGHEQVELPHHMAHAVKVEKV; via the coding sequence ATGAACGATCTGGTCGATACCACCGAGATGTACTTGCGCACCATTTACGACCTCGAGGAAGAGGGCGTGGTGCCGCTGCGTGCGCGCATTGCCGAACGCCTCGACCAGAGTGGTCCGACGGTGAGCCAGACGGTGTCGCGCATGGAGCGCGACGGGCTGCTCCAGGTCGCCGGTGACCGGCACCTGGAGTTGACGGAGAAGGGCCGCGCGCTGGCCATCGCCGTCATGCGCAAACACCGCCTCGCCGAGCGGTTGCTGGTCGACGTGATCGGCCTGCCCTGGGAGGAAGTGCACGCCGAGGCCTGCCGCTGGGAGCACGTGATGAGCGAGGACGTCGAGCGGCGCCTCGTCCAGGTGCTCGACAACCCGACCACCTCCCCGTTCGGTAACCCGATCCCCGGCCTGTCGGAACTGGGTCTCGACCGCTCGCCGGCGCGCGCCGAAGTGGTCAACCTCGTCCGGCTCACCGAACTGCCCGCGGGGATGCCCGTGGCCGTCGTGGTCCGTCAGCTGACCGAACACGTGCAGGGCGACGCCGATCTGATCGCGCGGCTCAAGGAGGCCGGTGTCGTGCCCAACGCGCGCGTCACGGTCGAGTCCGCCGAGCACGGCGGCGTCAACATCGTGATCCCCGGCCACGAGCAGGTCGAGCTGCCGCATCACATGGCCCACGCCGTCAAGGTCGAGAAGGTCTAA
- the sigB gene encoding sigma-70 family RNA polymerase sigma factor SigB yields the protein MANATTSRVDSDLDAQSPAADLVRVYLNGIGKTALLNAADEVELAKRIEAGLYAQHLLDTKKRLGEARKRDLAAVVRDGEAARRHLLEANLRLVVSLAKRYTGRGMPLLDLIQEGNLGLIRAMEKFDYTKGFKFSTYATWWIRQAITRGMADQSRTIRLPVHLVEQVNKLARIKREMHQNLGREATDEELAEESGIPAEKIADLLEHSRDPVSLDMPVGSDEEAPLGDFIEDAEAMSAENAVISELLHTDIRHVLATLDEREQQVIRLRFGLDDGQPRTLDQIGKLFGLSRERVRQIEREVMAKLRNGERADRLRSYAS from the coding sequence ATGGCAAATGCCACCACAAGCCGCGTCGATAGCGATCTGGACGCTCAGAGCCCGGCCGCTGACCTCGTGCGCGTGTATCTCAACGGCATCGGCAAAACGGCCCTGCTGAACGCCGCGGACGAAGTCGAGCTGGCCAAGCGCATCGAGGCAGGGCTCTACGCCCAGCACCTGCTGGACACCAAGAAGCGGCTCGGCGAGGCCCGCAAGCGTGACCTGGCCGCGGTGGTCCGCGACGGCGAGGCCGCGCGCCGGCACCTGCTGGAGGCCAACCTGCGCCTGGTGGTGTCGCTGGCCAAGCGCTACACCGGCCGCGGTATGCCGCTGCTCGATCTGATCCAGGAGGGGAACCTGGGTCTGATCCGCGCGATGGAGAAGTTCGACTACACCAAGGGTTTCAAGTTCTCGACGTACGCGACATGGTGGATCCGTCAGGCCATCACCCGCGGCATGGCTGACCAGAGCCGCACCATCCGGCTTCCGGTCCACCTCGTCGAGCAGGTCAACAAGCTGGCCCGGATCAAGCGTGAGATGCACCAGAACCTGGGTCGCGAAGCCACCGACGAGGAACTGGCCGAGGAGTCGGGCATCCCCGCCGAGAAGATCGCCGACCTCCTCGAGCACAGCCGCGATCCGGTGAGCCTGGACATGCCCGTCGGCAGCGACGAGGAGGCCCCGCTGGGCGACTTCATCGAGGACGCCGAGGCGATGTCGGCCGAGAACGCGGTGATCTCGGAGCTGCTGCACACCGACATCCGGCACGTGCTCGCCACGCTCGACGAGCGCGAGCAGCAGGTGATCCGGCTGCGCTTCGGTCTCGACGACGGCCAGCCCCGCACGCTCGACCAGATCGGCAAGCTCTTCGGGCTCTCCCGGGAGCGGGTCCGCCAGATCGAGCGCGAGGTCATGGCCAAGCTCCGCAACGGCGAACGCGCCGACCGCCTGCGGTCCTACGCGAGCTGA
- a CDS encoding DUF3099 domain-containing protein, giving the protein MWNSGDMKHGSELSFDDEGRPVLITRAAPAYEEQHRARVRKYLTLMSFRIPALILAAVAYSIWENGLISLGIVVLSIPLPWMAVLIANDRPPRRAEEPRRFDRNQRIPLFPTAERPALEYPVRSAPQPDVAGEDVDPPR; this is encoded by the coding sequence ATGTGGAACAGTGGAGATATGAAACACGGCTCCGAGCTGAGTTTCGACGACGAGGGTCGCCCAGTTCTGATCACCCGTGCCGCTCCCGCTTACGAGGAGCAGCACCGCGCCCGCGTGCGCAAGTACCTGACGCTGATGTCGTTCCGCATCCCCGCGCTCATCCTCGCCGCGGTCGCCTACAGCATCTGGGAGAACGGGCTCATCTCACTGGGCATCGTCGTGCTGTCGATCCCGCTGCCGTGGATGGCCGTTCTCATCGCCAACGACCGGCCGCCGCGGCGCGCCGAGGAGCCGCGGCGCTTCGACCGCAATCAGCGGATTCCGTTGTTCCCCACTGCGGAACGGCCCGCTCTCGAATACCCCGTCCGGTCGGCACCGCAACCGGACGTCGCCGGTGAGGACGTCGACCCTCCGCGCTGA
- a CDS encoding DUF3039 domain-containing protein has product MQTQTIERPDTDERLDDGSDSDTPKYFHYVKKDKIAESAVMGTHVVALCGEVFPVTKSAKPGSPVCPDCKRIYESLKK; this is encoded by the coding sequence ATGCAGACGCAGACCATCGAGCGCCCGGACACCGATGAACGTCTCGACGACGGATCCGACAGCGACACCCCGAAGTACTTCCACTACGTCAAGAAGGACAAGATCGCCGAAAGTGCCGTCATGGGAACGCACGTCGTCGCGCTCTGCGGTGAGGTGTTCCCGGTGACGAAGTCGGCCAAGCCCGGCTCTCCGGTGTGCCCCGACTGCAAGCGGATCTACGAGTCGCTCAAGAAGTAG
- a CDS encoding YihY/virulence factor BrkB family protein: MTDQPPPVTPSRHHLRHVVIRTLSKSWDDSIFSESAQAAFWCALSLPPLLLGMLGSLAYIAPLFGPDVLPTIENQLISTANSFFSSNVVNEIIEPTVRDIVKGARGEVVSLGFVISLWAGSSAISAFVDSIVEAHDQTPLRHPVRQRFYALGLYVIMLVFAIATAPLLALGPRKVAEFIPDDWDAVLRYGYWPTLFVSLMVAVNILYRVSLPKPLPSHRLILGSVLATVVFLVTTLGLRVYLTWITGTGYTYGALATPIAFLLFAFFLGFAIMIGAELNAAIEEQWPAPTTHAHRVRGWLEGRTVRAPAAAPAAAAPATPDEPATS, from the coding sequence ATGACCGACCAGCCGCCACCGGTAACACCGTCCCGCCATCACCTCCGTCACGTCGTCATCCGCACTCTGTCGAAGAGCTGGGACGACTCGATCTTCTCGGAGTCGGCTCAAGCGGCGTTCTGGTGTGCGCTGTCGTTGCCGCCTCTCCTGCTGGGGATGCTCGGCAGCTTGGCCTACATCGCGCCGCTGTTCGGGCCGGATGTCCTGCCGACGATCGAGAACCAGCTGATCAGCACCGCCAACAGCTTCTTCTCGTCGAACGTCGTCAACGAGATCATCGAGCCGACGGTGCGCGACATCGTCAAAGGCGCTCGCGGCGAGGTGGTGTCGCTCGGCTTCGTCATCTCGCTGTGGGCGGGGTCGTCGGCGATCTCGGCGTTCGTGGACTCGATCGTCGAGGCGCATGATCAGACCCCGTTGCGCCATCCGGTGCGGCAGCGCTTCTACGCACTGGGGTTGTACGTGATCATGCTCGTGTTCGCGATCGCCACGGCGCCGCTGCTGGCGCTCGGGCCGCGCAAGGTCGCCGAGTTCATCCCCGACGACTGGGACGCGGTGCTGCGCTACGGGTATTGGCCCACGCTGTTCGTGAGCCTGATGGTGGCGGTGAACATCCTGTACCGGGTGTCGCTGCCCAAACCGCTGCCGTCACACCGGTTGATCCTGGGTTCGGTGCTGGCCACGGTGGTGTTCCTGGTGACCACGCTGGGGTTGCGGGTGTACCTCACCTGGATCACCGGCACCGGGTACACCTACGGCGCGCTGGCGACACCGATCGCATTCCTGCTGTTCGCGTTCTTCCTGGGTTTCGCGATCATGATCGGCGCCGAACTCAACGCCGCCATCGAGGAACAGTGGCCGGCGCCGACCACGCACGCTCACCGGGTGCGCGGCTGGCTCGAGGGCAGAACCGTGCGGGCGCCGGCGGCCGCGCCTGCCGCGGCCGCACCGGCCACCCCCGACGAGCCCGCTACTTCTTGA